The following proteins are encoded in a genomic region of Streptomyces lunaelactis:
- a CDS encoding GAF domain-containing protein — MARLAAMDTAEASRFLKGVRDATLNGRRSRVRPRADIQESWQRMLRGGVDPDRDHRAGLLPLEEIERRRLASPLREVLPVLRDGLVSIAEAAQHIMVVADTEGRLLWREGKAAVLRMGDAHGFVLGADWHEGLVGTNGVGTPLVTGRPLQVHAAEHFVSSHDTWTCAGAPVTDPRDGRLIGVVDISGPLSTMHPATLSLVTSVTRLAEAELRNSHFADLDQLRSVASPLLGRLRGRALAVDHNGWQAAVTGMPPTRRLPLPKSLNAGRLWLPSLGMCTVEPLPGGWLVRVEEESSEPAAPARVVLDLSRPRRPSVTVSGTAGSWVKELSPRHAELLYVLVLHRNGRSAAQLAQEIFQDPTRTVTVRAEMSRLRRHLAQILAHRPYRIVEEIEVELVRPDDPADLLPHSTAPAVVSARSRQE, encoded by the coding sequence ATGGCCAGGCTCGCCGCCATGGACACCGCGGAGGCCAGCCGGTTCCTGAAAGGCGTGCGGGACGCGACGCTCAACGGCCGCCGCTCACGGGTCCGCCCGAGAGCGGACATCCAGGAGTCGTGGCAGCGGATGCTGCGCGGCGGAGTGGATCCCGACCGGGACCACAGGGCCGGGCTGCTGCCGCTGGAGGAGATCGAACGCCGCAGGCTCGCCTCGCCGTTACGTGAGGTACTGCCGGTACTGCGGGACGGTCTGGTCTCGATCGCCGAGGCGGCGCAGCACATCATGGTCGTCGCGGACACCGAGGGCCGGCTGCTGTGGCGCGAGGGCAAGGCGGCGGTACTGCGCATGGGCGACGCGCACGGCTTCGTCCTGGGCGCCGACTGGCACGAGGGGCTCGTCGGCACGAACGGCGTCGGCACTCCCCTGGTCACCGGGCGGCCCCTCCAGGTGCACGCCGCCGAGCACTTCGTCTCCAGCCACGACACCTGGACCTGCGCCGGGGCTCCGGTCACCGACCCGCGCGACGGCCGGCTGATCGGCGTCGTCGACATCAGCGGGCCGCTGTCCACCATGCATCCGGCGACGCTCTCACTGGTCACCTCGGTCACCCGGCTCGCGGAGGCCGAGCTGCGCAACAGCCACTTCGCGGACCTGGACCAGCTGCGCAGTGTGGCGTCCCCGCTGCTCGGGCGGCTGCGGGGCCGGGCGCTGGCCGTCGACCACAACGGCTGGCAGGCCGCCGTGACCGGAATGCCGCCCACCAGGCGGCTGCCGCTGCCGAAGTCCCTCAACGCCGGCCGGCTCTGGCTGCCCTCGCTGGGCATGTGCACCGTCGAGCCGCTGCCCGGCGGCTGGCTGGTGCGGGTGGAGGAGGAGAGCTCCGAGCCGGCGGCGCCGGCGCGGGTGGTGCTGGATCTGAGCAGACCGCGGCGCCCTTCGGTCACGGTCTCGGGGACGGCGGGCAGCTGGGTGAAGGAGCTCAGTCCGCGCCACGCCGAGCTGCTGTACGTGCTGGTGCTGCACCGGAACGGGCGGAGCGCGGCACAGCTGGCGCAGGAGATCTTCCAGGATCCGACGCGGACGGTGACGGTACGGGCGGAGATGTCACGGCTGCGGCGGCATCTCGCGCAGATCCTGGCGCACCGCCCCTACCGCATCGTCGA
- a CDS encoding CbtA family protein produces the protein MNSISVRALLVRGMLAGLAAGVFALVVAYLLGESPVDSAIAFEEAHSHSHDHGGEELVSRTMQSTSGLATGVLVFGVAIGGIAALAFAVALGRIGSFGPRATAALVSLGALLTVYVVPFLKYPPNPPAVGDPDTIGQRTALYFLMIVLSVLLTIAAVILGRRLAPRLGNWNATVAASAAFVVAVGLAFAFLPSFNEVPKGFPATVVWDFRLATLAIHVTLWTFFGLIFGHLAERLLVPSADRAAAGSSTASRAVSAAN, from the coding sequence ATGAACTCCATCTCTGTCAGAGCCCTGCTCGTTCGCGGCATGCTCGCCGGTCTGGCGGCGGGCGTCTTCGCCCTCGTCGTCGCCTACCTGCTCGGCGAGTCCCCGGTGGACTCCGCCATCGCGTTCGAAGAGGCACACAGCCACAGCCATGACCACGGCGGCGAAGAACTCGTCAGCCGCACCATGCAGTCGACGTCCGGCCTCGCCACCGGTGTGCTGGTCTTCGGCGTCGCGATCGGCGGCATCGCCGCCCTCGCCTTCGCTGTGGCGCTCGGCCGCATCGGCAGCTTCGGCCCGCGCGCCACGGCCGCGCTGGTCTCCCTCGGCGCGCTGCTGACCGTGTACGTCGTGCCGTTCCTCAAGTACCCGCCGAACCCGCCGGCCGTGGGTGACCCCGACACGATCGGCCAACGCACAGCGCTCTACTTCCTGATGATCGTGCTCAGCGTCCTGCTCACGATCGCCGCGGTGATCCTCGGCAGGCGGCTGGCTCCCCGGCTGGGCAACTGGAACGCGACGGTCGCCGCCTCGGCCGCCTTCGTCGTGGCGGTCGGGCTCGCCTTCGCCTTCCTGCCCTCGTTCAACGAGGTACCCAAGGGGTTCCCGGCCACGGTGGTCTGGGACTTCCGGCTGGCCACGCTCGCCATCCACGTCACTCTCTGGACCTTCTTCGGGCTGATCTTCGGTCATCTCGCGGAGCGGCTCCTGGTGCCGAGCGCGGACCGGGCGGCCGCGGGAAGCAGCACGGCCTCGCGGGCAGTCTCCGCCGCGAACTGA
- a CDS encoding CbtB domain-containing protein has product MAQSAAPATAAPAITPISLKAIAPWALFFGVLMLVLLYFVGAEQGATSLISGENVHEWVHDGRHLLGFPCH; this is encoded by the coding sequence ATGGCACAGTCTGCTGCGCCCGCCACCGCCGCGCCGGCCATCACCCCCATCTCGCTGAAGGCGATCGCCCCGTGGGCGCTCTTCTTCGGCGTACTGATGCTCGTCCTGCTCTACTTCGTCGGCGCCGAGCAGGGCGCCACCTCGCTCATCTCCGGTGAGAACGTGCACGAATGGGTCCACGACGGACGCCATCTGCTCGGTTTCCCCTGCCACTGA
- a CDS encoding YihY/virulence factor BrkB family protein produces the protein MQAANETPERPAGRLHRARVLYRNVSKRKMTWLLLKDTVNSCIEYRILGLAAEAAFFTLLSLPPLMLGLIGLLGYIDDWTDTTTVASIEENILGAVGSVLSDRGVNEIAKPLLEDVTHGGRPDIISIGFAIALWSGSRAVNVFIDTITVMYGLDGQRGIVATRLLAFLLYIVALLIGAVVLPLAVVGPDRVVEFIPWSTEVVSVLYWPVVSLLSIVFLTTLYHVSVPVRSPWIEDVPGALVALGMGVLGSFLLRIYLTSTVEGPTIYGSLAAPIAVLLWIGLTAFAVLVGAAVNAAIDRVWPSVATAAARAANERLRAVNTAELLARAEAARVYGEGESEDEEDDDADMPSEFPERWSRFLPPDDVKSRLHTGRESRDKERP, from the coding sequence GTGCAGGCAGCAAATGAAACACCCGAGCGGCCGGCGGGCCGACTCCACCGGGCCAGAGTCCTCTACCGCAACGTTTCCAAGCGGAAGATGACGTGGCTGCTGCTCAAGGACACCGTCAACTCGTGCATCGAATACCGCATCCTCGGCCTCGCCGCCGAGGCGGCGTTCTTCACGTTGCTGTCCCTGCCGCCGCTGATGCTGGGCCTGATCGGTCTGCTCGGCTACATAGACGACTGGACCGACACCACCACGGTCGCCTCGATCGAGGAGAACATCCTCGGCGCGGTCGGCTCCGTCCTGTCCGACCGGGGCGTCAACGAGATCGCCAAGCCCCTCCTCGAGGACGTCACCCACGGTGGCCGGCCGGACATCATCTCCATCGGCTTCGCCATCGCGCTCTGGTCCGGCTCGCGGGCGGTCAATGTCTTCATCGACACGATCACCGTGATGTACGGCCTCGACGGCCAGCGCGGCATCGTCGCCACCCGGCTGCTCGCCTTCCTGCTCTACATCGTGGCGCTGCTGATCGGCGCGGTGGTGCTGCCGCTGGCAGTGGTGGGCCCTGACCGGGTGGTGGAGTTCATCCCGTGGAGCACGGAAGTGGTCAGTGTTCTGTACTGGCCGGTGGTCAGTCTGCTCTCCATCGTCTTCCTGACGACGCTCTACCACGTGTCCGTCCCGGTGCGATCCCCGTGGATCGAGGACGTGCCCGGCGCGCTGGTGGCGCTCGGAATGGGGGTGCTGGGCAGCTTCCTGCTCCGTATCTACCTCACGAGCACGGTGGAGGGCCCGACGATCTACGGCTCGCTCGCCGCCCCCATCGCCGTCCTGCTGTGGATCGGCCTCACCGCCTTCGCGGTCCTGGTGGGCGCGGCGGTCAATGCCGCGATCGACCGCGTCTGGCCGTCGGTGGCCACGGCAGCGGCCCGCGCGGCCAACGAGCGCCTGCGCGCCGTCAACACCGCGGAGCTCCTGGCCAGGGCGGAGGCGGCCAGGGTCTACGGGGAGGGCGAGAGCGAGGACGAGGAGGACGACGACGCGGACATGCCCTCGGAGTTCCCGGAGCGGTGGTCGCGCTTCCTGCCGCCGGACGATGTGAAGTCCCGGCTGCACACGGGGCGGGAGAGCCGCGACAAGGAGAGGCCCTAA
- a CDS encoding sensor histidine kinase: MRDMLLIALFAFLGAAAAGLVGAVALRLLRHRSVAVSLTVVAAVAVTAMLAGTLAVAQAMFLSRHDLTVVTTVVAMAAVVSLATALLLGRWVVARSRELALAARSFGDGGSFAAPDGESTAELAALSRELAATSERLAASRERERALETSRRELVAWISHDLRTPLAGLRAMSEALEDGVVQDPERYFRLIRTEVDRLNSMVGDLFELSRIHAGALALTPTRMSVYDLVGEALAGADPLAREQGVRLVGDGVEAVPVEVDGKEMTRVLANLLVNAIRRTPADGTVAVAAERREEWVVLSVTDGCGGIPEEDLPRVFDTGWRGTPARTPPAGAGLGLAIVRGIVEAHAGHAGVRNVTGGCRFEVTLPAAAPAPGS; this comes from the coding sequence GTGCGTGACATGCTCCTCATCGCCCTCTTCGCCTTCTTGGGGGCCGCGGCAGCCGGTCTCGTCGGAGCCGTGGCGCTGCGCCTGCTGCGCCATCGGTCCGTCGCCGTCTCCCTGACGGTCGTCGCCGCCGTCGCCGTCACCGCGATGCTCGCCGGGACACTCGCGGTCGCCCAGGCGATGTTCCTGTCCCGGCACGACCTGACCGTCGTCACCACGGTCGTCGCGATGGCGGCGGTCGTCTCGCTCGCCACCGCGCTGCTGCTCGGCCGCTGGGTCGTCGCCCGCAGCCGTGAACTGGCCCTGGCGGCACGCTCGTTCGGCGACGGCGGCTCCTTCGCCGCGCCCGACGGTGAATCCACCGCCGAACTGGCAGCACTCAGCCGGGAACTCGCCGCCACCAGTGAGCGGCTGGCCGCGTCGCGGGAGCGTGAACGCGCCCTGGAGACCTCCCGCCGCGAGCTCGTCGCCTGGATCTCCCACGATCTGCGCACCCCGCTGGCCGGGCTGCGCGCGATGTCCGAAGCCCTGGAGGACGGCGTCGTCCAGGACCCGGAGCGCTACTTCCGGCTGATCCGTACCGAGGTCGACCGCCTCAACTCCATGGTCGGCGACCTCTTCGAGCTCTCCCGTATCCACGCCGGCGCGCTGGCGCTCACCCCCACCCGGATGTCGGTGTACGACCTGGTCGGCGAGGCGCTCGCCGGGGCCGACCCGCTCGCCCGCGAGCAGGGCGTACGCCTGGTCGGCGACGGTGTCGAGGCGGTCCCGGTCGAGGTGGACGGCAAGGAGATGACCCGTGTCCTGGCGAACCTCCTGGTCAACGCGATCCGCCGGACTCCCGCCGACGGCACGGTCGCCGTCGCCGCGGAACGGCGCGAGGAGTGGGTGGTCCTGTCCGTCACCGACGGCTGCGGCGGCATCCCGGAGGAAGACCTTCCGCGTGTCTTCGACACCGGCTGGCGCGGCACCCCTGCCCGTACGCCCCCGGCGGGCGCCGGCCTTGGCCTCGCGATCGTCCGCGGCATCGTCGAGGCCCACGCGGGCCATGCGGGCGTGCGCAATGTGACGGGTGGCTGCCGCTTCGAGGTGACACTGCCCGCGGCGGCTCCCGCTCCCGGCAGTTGA
- a CDS encoding response regulator transcription factor, giving the protein MHNILVVDDDPTVAEVVTGYLERAGFTVDRAADGPEALRLAAGRRPDLVVLDLMLPGMDGLEVCRRLRGGALAPVPVIMLTARGDEDDRILGLEVGADDYVTKPFSPRELVLRVESVLRRGGAAGERRAGPGLAAAGIALDPAARRATKDGRELGLTLREFDLLAHLMRHPGEAIGRERLMQDVWGWEFGDLSTVTVHVRRLRGKIEDDPARPRLIQTVWGVGYRFDVPQEQEREQEREQEREQEHVPGNGDVPREGV; this is encoded by the coding sequence ATGCACAACATCCTGGTCGTCGACGACGATCCGACCGTGGCCGAGGTCGTCACCGGCTATCTGGAGCGCGCCGGCTTCACGGTGGACCGGGCCGCCGACGGACCGGAGGCGCTCCGGCTCGCCGCCGGACGGCGGCCGGATCTGGTCGTCCTCGATCTGATGCTGCCGGGCATGGACGGCCTGGAGGTGTGCCGCAGGCTCCGGGGCGGTGCGCTCGCCCCCGTACCCGTGATCATGCTGACCGCGCGCGGCGACGAGGACGACCGCATCCTCGGTCTCGAGGTAGGCGCGGACGACTATGTGACCAAGCCGTTCAGCCCGCGCGAGCTGGTGCTGCGGGTCGAGTCCGTACTGCGCCGGGGCGGCGCGGCGGGCGAGCGTCGGGCGGGTCCCGGGCTCGCGGCTGCGGGCATCGCCCTGGATCCGGCCGCCCGCCGGGCCACCAAGGACGGCCGCGAACTCGGTCTGACCCTACGGGAGTTCGACCTGCTCGCACATCTGATGCGGCATCCGGGGGAGGCCATCGGCCGGGAGCGGCTGATGCAGGACGTATGGGGCTGGGAGTTCGGTGATCTGTCCACCGTGACGGTCCATGTGCGGCGGCTGCGAGGCAAGATCGAGGACGATCCGGCGAGGCCGCGGCTGATCCAGACGGTGTGGGGCGTGGGCTACCGCTTCGACGTGCCCCAGGAACAGGAGCGGGAACAGGAGCGGGAACAGGAGCGGGAACAGGAACACGTACCGGGCAACGGGGACGTACCGCGGGAAGGGGTCTGA
- a CDS encoding histidine phosphatase family protein codes for MTVRVILVSPAMSAALREARFGSDGPLDAAGARSARAAAGALPPADRRLSGPSARCRETAEALELRVEDEPAPGDWDMGVWRGRTLEEVSVSEPEAVSAWLTDPSAAPHGGESLLALCARIGGWLASLPGDSGRVLAVTEPAVARAAIVHALALPAEAFWRLDIAPLTLTELSGRAGRWNLRCGRPLTPSPEGLTPSPSGD; via the coding sequence ATGACTGTACGGGTGATCTTGGTCTCACCTGCGATGAGTGCCGCGCTGCGCGAGGCGCGCTTCGGGAGCGACGGACCGCTGGACGCTGCCGGAGCCCGCAGCGCCCGGGCGGCGGCCGGTGCGCTGCCGCCCGCCGACCGGCGGCTGAGCGGCCCGTCGGCCCGCTGCCGAGAGACGGCCGAGGCGCTGGAACTGCGGGTGGAGGACGAACCGGCGCCCGGCGACTGGGACATGGGCGTCTGGCGCGGGCGCACCCTGGAGGAGGTGAGCGTCAGCGAGCCCGAGGCGGTGTCGGCCTGGCTGACGGATCCGTCGGCCGCCCCGCACGGCGGCGAGTCCCTGCTGGCGCTGTGCGCCCGGATCGGCGGGTGGCTCGCATCCCTGCCGGGCGACAGCGGGCGGGTGCTCGCGGTGACCGAACCGGCGGTGGCACGTGCGGCGATCGTGCATGCGCTGGCGCTGCCGGCGGAGGCGTTCTGGCGCCTCGACATCGCGCCGCTGACCCTGACCGAACTCAGCGGCCGGGCGGGTCGCTGGAACCTGCGCTGCGGACGCCCGTTGACTCCGTCGCCCGAAGGGCTCACCCCGAGCCCGTCCGGCGATTGA
- a CDS encoding acyl-CoA dehydrogenase family protein has product MAANTHTVTNQAPPLVGYDVFTADRALTEGVERHVAPELLDGAREELAELGRAAGSAQAQEWGVQANENPPKLRTHDRYGNRIDEVDFHPSWHRLLGKAVSAGLTNAWGRPAGHVRRAAGFLVWTQAEAGHGCPVSMTHATVPALRTDPALAAEWEPRLTSEVYEQGLRPAALKAGSLFGMGMTEKQGGSDVRANTTRAEPLAGDGEYLLTGHKWFCSAPMCDGFLVLAQAAGGLTCFLVPRVLDDGTRNVFRIQRLKDKLGNRSNASSEVEFEGTWARRVGEEGRGVRTIIEMVAATRLDCVIGSAALMRQSVAQAVHHSAYRSAFGGLLIDKPLMRNVLADLALESEAATTLALRLAAAYDADTDEERAFLRLAVPAAKYWVTKRCTPTVAEALECLGGNGYVEESGLPRLLRESPLNSIWEGSGNVQALDVLRALQREPQALNAFLQEVGKARGADHRLDGAIKDLLTELADLNGIEARARRLVERMALVLQGSLLVRWAPPEVADAFCASRLGGDWGTAFGTLPHTLDLASVVERARAVV; this is encoded by the coding sequence ATGGCAGCCAACACCCACACAGTGACCAACCAGGCTCCGCCCCTGGTGGGGTACGACGTCTTCACCGCCGACCGGGCCCTCACGGAGGGCGTGGAACGGCATGTCGCGCCGGAACTCCTCGACGGGGCACGCGAGGAGCTCGCGGAGCTGGGCCGCGCCGCGGGTTCCGCCCAGGCCCAGGAGTGGGGCGTGCAGGCCAATGAGAACCCGCCGAAACTGCGCACCCACGACCGGTACGGGAACCGGATCGACGAGGTCGACTTCCATCCGTCCTGGCACCGGCTGCTGGGCAAGGCCGTATCGGCCGGGCTGACCAACGCCTGGGGCCGGCCCGCCGGGCATGTGCGGCGCGCGGCCGGGTTCCTGGTGTGGACGCAGGCGGAGGCCGGGCACGGCTGTCCGGTGTCGATGACGCATGCGACGGTGCCCGCGCTGCGTACGGACCCGGCGCTGGCGGCCGAGTGGGAGCCGCGGCTGACCTCGGAGGTCTACGAGCAGGGGCTGCGGCCCGCCGCGCTGAAGGCCGGGTCCCTGTTCGGGATGGGGATGACCGAGAAGCAGGGCGGCAGCGACGTCCGGGCCAATACGACGAGAGCCGAGCCGCTGGCCGGTGACGGGGAGTATCTGCTCACCGGTCACAAGTGGTTCTGCTCCGCTCCTATGTGTGACGGTTTTCTGGTACTCGCGCAGGCGGCGGGGGGTTTGACCTGTTTCCTGGTGCCCCGGGTGCTGGATGACGGGACCCGGAACGTGTTCCGGATCCAGCGGCTCAAGGACAAGCTGGGCAATAGGTCCAACGCGTCGAGCGAGGTCGAGTTCGAGGGGACGTGGGCGCGCCGGGTCGGTGAGGAGGGGCGCGGGGTGCGCACCATCATCGAGATGGTGGCGGCCACCCGGCTCGACTGTGTCATCGGGTCGGCCGCGCTGATGCGGCAGTCGGTGGCGCAGGCGGTCCACCACTCCGCGTACCGCAGCGCGTTCGGCGGGCTGCTCATCGACAAACCGCTGATGCGCAACGTGCTGGCCGATCTGGCGCTGGAGTCGGAGGCCGCGACGACGCTGGCGCTGCGGCTCGCCGCCGCGTACGACGCAGATACGGACGAGGAGCGGGCATTCCTGCGCCTCGCGGTGCCCGCCGCCAAGTACTGGGTGACCAAGCGCTGTACGCCGACGGTGGCGGAGGCCCTCGAGTGCCTGGGCGGCAATGGCTACGTCGAGGAGTCGGGGCTGCCCCGGCTGCTGCGCGAGTCGCCGCTCAACTCGATCTGGGAGGGCTCGGGCAACGTACAGGCGCTGGATGTACTGCGGGCGCTCCAGCGTGAGCCGCAGGCGCTGAACGCCTTCCTCCAGGAGGTCGGCAAGGCGCGCGGCGCCGATCACCGGCTGGACGGGGCGATCAAGGACCTGCTGACGGAACTGGCAGATCTGAACGGCATCGAGGCGCGGGCCCGCAGGCTCGTCGAGCGCATGGCGCTGGTGCTGCAGGGGTCGCTGCTGGTGCGCTGGGCGCCGCCGGAGGTCGCCGACGCGTTCTGCGCCTCGCGGCTCGGCGGCGACTGGGGTACGGCCTTCGGGACGCTGCCGCACACGCTCGATCTGGCGTCGGTCGTCGAAAGGGCGCGTGCCGTCGTCTGA